In the genome of Blastopirellula marina, the window GTATCCGTGTGTTCATCCATTTCGATGGGGTAACGGGAAACGCCGTCGTCGTCGATCAGGTAGGCCATGCCATCGAGGGCGACGAACTGCATCTTGCCATCTTTGCCCCGTACCAGCGGCACGCCGCCGCTGTTGTAGTCGACCAGTTGATCATCGAGCATCTCCAACTGGGTCGCTCCTGGCGGGTAGATCCGGATGATCGCAAAGGCTAGTCGGTCGCCGTTTCCGAAGTAGCCGTAACTGGCATCGACTCGCGAATTCCCCATCGCAAAGCCGACGCCACTTTGCTGCAGCCCAACAAACGGCGCAAAGGCCGGGCTATTCATCAGCAGCGCCGCGACGGCAAGCAGCCCCGGGACCACCAACACGGCAATCAGAATAAAGAGTGTTCGCCGCATTCTCGCTTGGGCTATGCCCCCTTACTTGCTCTTCAACTCAAAGTTATGCGTCTGCGAGCCTGGTTGGACATCGAATTCCAGTTCGGTCTTCGAGTTGTACTTGGCTGGTACTTGTTCTTTCTGGAACCACACCTTGCCCGTTTCTTCGTCGCGTTTCTCGCCGCCGTTGGTGATGGTGACGCTGTTCATGCCCACGGTCGCGCCCGCCTGGCTGCCGGTGTACATCATGCGGTACTTGCCATCTTCGCCTGTCTTGCCGTAGGCAGGCCGGCCGCCGGTGGGCTGGAAGGTGATCACGGCGTGTTTCAGCGGCTCGCCATCGAGCGTGATCGTGCCGCTCACTTCACCCAGGTTATCGTACTGGCCGCCGCCACAACCGATGGCCGACATCGCCGCGACACCCAACAGCACCGCCAGCAGGCGATGCTTCAGTAACATTGCAAACATGGAATCTTATCCCTGTAAGGACCAAGATGAATGAAGAATAAGAATAGCTTCGATTCGCGCCCGGCTTAATACTCGCCGACCGGCTGGCCGTCGTTGCGTGCCCCGAGCTTCTCGTACACCGAATCGATATTAGTATCTTGCAGCGGATCGTGCTCGATCGTTTCAGGAATAAAACTGACCGACGCGTCCATCAGCATCGCCATCACGCCCCCGGGGTGGTTGCTGGAAAGGTTGCCGTTGAGTCGCCAGTTATCCGGGTGATTCGAGTTGGGGGACAAGGCCGTCGAAGCCATGCAGTCGTAACGGTGATCGCACGAGTGAGTGGTCGCCGCCGAACTGGCCCACACGGCAGCCCGGTAGTGCTGGTTGCCCAGGCGGTTGCAGCGTTCCCCCATGCCCAGCACGTTGCTGGTACCGTCGGTTATATCGGCGAACTTCAGCCCGCGACTGACGATGAACGAACCGGTTTGCGCGTCGGTGTTGTTAGCGAACAGCCCGGCATTGGTATCACGCGTGAAGTGGGCCATGGCCACGTAGTTCATCGTGGCAATGTCGTTCGCCCCGCGCGACATCGACCACCCCAAGTGCGGGTTCAATTCTTCGGTCGTGTCCGATGGGCAGCGGTAACCGGCAATCGGCGTTTGCATCAGCCGTAAGCGAGTTGGGTCCTGATATGCCTCGTCGGCATACACACCCTGCGTGATGCCCAACTGATCGTGCATCGCTTGCTGCTCGATGAACGGCAGAATCAAGGCCGACCAATTCCACGCGCTGGGGGAAGACAACACGTCCCAGGTCGCGTTGCGGCTGTAGTTCACGATGATCCCCGGCGGAAAGCTGCCGTAGGTGTCGTGATAATTGTGCACGGCCAGGCCGATCTGCTTCAGGTGGTTACTGCACTGCATCCGGCGAGCCGCCTCGCGGGCCTGCTGCACGGCAGGCAAGAGCAGGGCAATCAGCACCCCGATAATGGCGATCACAACCAACAGTTCAACCAAAGTAAACGCGCGGCGCGCTGACGTCGTAAGGAAGAGTCGCATGATGGAAACTCCTGAAGAGGGGATAGGCGGGGGCAAAGGAGTAGTAAGAAATAATTACTAGTTATGTAATAAACTAAGCCCCACCGATCAACAACTCAACATGCCTTTGCGTAAATTGAGCAGCGACAATAGGTTGCGAACGAAAATCATCGCAAAGAATCGCGATAAACTTGAGTCTGACTGCATAATCGCAAGAAGAGCCGAGCCGTGCATGTCTCAGGCCGATCGATCCGACGCAGTTTATTCGCTGTCGTCGAACACGCGTCGTTGTTGACGCTTGTTGCGGAAGAGGCCTGTCTTCGAGGTCGTGGCGTTGGCTGGCTCGGTGGCGACTTCGTAGTTCAGAAGCTGCACGGTCGTCTTCGATTTGAGCTTGCCGGCGGCGTCGTAGGCGGTCATCCACGTCCCCACCACGAAGCCTGGTACCTCGGTGCATTGCGCTTCGACGGTTTCGGTTGTCTCGTCGGCCGAGGTGGTCTTCTGCACGATGAACGCGACCGTTTTGATCTCGGTCAGCACTGGGTAAGGCTTATTCAGGGCCACCACTTCCGCCACCATCTCCTTCTGCGGGGCCTCGGCTCCTTCGGCCTTAAACGTATGCTCGCGCCGCAAGATGTACGGTGGGGTGCTCGCGTTGTAAAAGACCTTACCGGTGATCTTGGTCGGCTCGCCGAGGACTTCCATCTGCCGCACTTCGCAGTTGTACGGCTTACCTAGAATGGAAATCTTCTGTTCGCCACCCGGCGTGATCCGCACGCGCTGGCCGCTGCTTTGGCCATTGAGCCCGCTGCGGAATTCGCGAATCGGCTTCTCGAAGACCTGGCCGCTCACTTCCGACTTCGCTTCGCGCTCGAGGACAATGTAGTCTTTGCCCACTTCCTTCAAGCGAATAGTCAGGGTGGTCGTCATCGACGAAACCAGTTCCCCCTCCTTGAAGGTCTCGGTGACCTGCTTGACCTGCTTCCACGAGCCCTCGGGAAAGCTGGCCCACTCGTGATGCTGATGCGGGACGAGCAGTTCCTGCGCTTGCCCCCACATGGGCAATGTCAGCACGAACATCATGGCAACCGCTCGCAGCATCAAACCATCTCACAAAGGAATATCTATTGGGGACCTGAACAGGAAGAAGCAGCGTCTACAGAGCACGCACGCTGCTTATAGCTTATCTTGCCTAAGCTACCTTATCTTGGGTTATCTTGCATCCAAGAGTGCCGATTTAGCCTTTCAACTCTTGCTATTTTTCGGCATTTCCCATGCAATCCCCCTCATTGATACTATTTTCCGGCACTAACTTGCTCACTAGTTGCGCGTCATTTCGGGGGAACAGAGACCGCAGATCGAGCACCACTTCTTCCGCATTTTGGCTCCAGCAAGCCACCGCCGGAAACGCTTGCAAATGGGCCTGCAGCATTTCGGCCCCTTCAGGGGTCGGCTTCAACGTCACGTGTCGCGTGGGTAATTTGATGCTACCAGGCAAGACAAACGCCTCGGCCGAGGTCGTTATCGCTTCGGCAATCCAAGGGGAAACCGAAAGCTGTTCGGCCAGCCGCGTGGCTCGCAGATCGAGGTTTTCTTCCGAAGTGGAAAGCAGCGACATCACGGGAATCCGATCGTCGACCCGTTCGCCCGACTGATGAATTCGCAGCGTCACTTCCAACTCGGCCAGGCTCGCCGGCGAAGCTTGCAAGTAGTCGGCAATTGGCAGTTCCGCCAATTGAGAAACACATTCCGCTTTGCCCAGCACGATCGCACAGCCAGGGCCACCCAGCAGAAAGCCGCCGCCAACCAGCACGGCATCGGCACCGGCATTCAGTGCCTGCTTCGCACTGCAGAGGCCAAGCTCTTCGTGAATCGCATCAGGCAGCAGCCCAGCCACGCCCAGTGCCACCCAAAGACTCACGCCCGATGACTTTAGCGTACCGATCGCTTCCAGCGTTGAAGGGAAGACATCGGCACCACTGGCCGCGAAGTTGGTTTTGTCCAGCCACAGCAGATGCTCGGCATTGCCGGAAACCTCGCTGGCCAGCGCATCCAGATCGATTGCATTGCTCGACCCCACTTCCTGCACGCCCGCTTCTTCGAGCAGCTTCGGTACCGCGATCTGGTCGAAGGTCGACGACATTTGCGAGCGGGGAACCATGGTCTTCGCACCGCCAAGCGCCTGGGCCAACAGATAGACGGCTGCCTGACGGTCGCTGACGATCAGCGCGGCCTGGGCCCCGGTCATTTCGCACAGAAGCTGCTCGACGGCGAGGCGGTAGTTTTCCTGGGCACTCGCCAGGCGATAGTCATGACGCCGGGCATGGGCCTGAACGAGAATCTCTTCGGCAATCGGCCCAGCCGGAAAATCAGCCCCCAGCACCTGCCCGGTCGCATTGATCACCTCAGGCCGGCTGAGCCCGTGCTCGCCGAGTATCCAGTCCGAGATCTCGCTGGCCAGGCTCTGCAGCGAAGCATACGGCAGCGTCCGAGCTGCCTCCATGGCCATCTTCTGGTACGGCTGCAAATAGGCCTTCACCCCAGCAGCCACCGTGCTGCTGGAAACCTTATGAGCCAAATCCTTCAACGGCCTCAGTTCCATCAGCTGCGAGATCGAAGGAATACGATTAACGTTTGATTCAGACACGGGGCACCTCTGGTCAGGGTACGAAGCATACCTCTATTATGACTGCTAACCCACCCGATCTAAAACGGTGGGGAAGGAGAATTTTCATCTGAAAACGAAATGAACAAGTCCTTCAATCTGTCCCGCTTCCAGTTCACAAAACGACCATGCACTTTCATGACGATCCCCAGCCGCTCATTTCCCAGCTAGACACGGCCTGGAACGACTACCAAAGTCATTTTGATGCCAAGGTCGAACAGGCTCTTGGCACGATCGTCACCTGGCGATCTGCCACCGACGACATGTTCCCGTCGCATCCACTATTTGGACAAGCCGATACCACGCCGGTGGCAGAGCCTTGGCGTCCCTTTACCAGGCATTGGCTCAAAGAGGATGCCCCAAGCCCGCAGGACAGCCAGGCCTGGCTGCATGGATTCGACGAGTCTGGTCGCATTATCCTGTCGAGAAACCACGTCTGGGGCTACCTATCGATCTGGGGCAGCGGCTACTGCGATCGTTTGCGAATTCACGAGTCGAAGGAAGAGAAAGGGCGATTGATTTGGCGGCTTCCTCGGCAAGACCGGGTCGAATTCTCGCGATATTGGTACGACGAGAACGGCCGCATCCAATGCCTGGCCTGCTACCTTCGCGAGAACGAAACCCACTTCCGAGAACTCGAGTGGTTTGATTTCGCCGACGGCCGCTGCGTCGAGTCGATTCAGCAGGGCTATCAGATCATGACGGAACTCCCCTGGTACCAGAAAGACAAGCCGGAAAGCGAACTCCGCCAAAACTATCGACCACTCCAGGGAGACGCACTGACGAACAACCTGATTGAGACGATGTACTCACGTCGTCGCGTCGAATACAGCTACAGCCCCGACGGCGAACTGGTGAAGGCCGAAGAATTCAAGCCCGACGGGAAAGCGGTCGACGAGTTACGCTTTCACAAGCTCCCATCACGTCCGATCGAAGAGACGATCGCCGAGTTGGTGCAAACGACGGCCAATACGATTTTCAAAAGCGTCAAGAAGCGCGCAACTGCCAAGCCATATCGCGGCCTGATTCTGGTTTACTCTGCCGAACATGCCCACTGCGGCTTGCCCCACGACGTGTCGGTTCTCGGTCACGACCATCCTTGGCCGGAAGATCGCTACTACTACGAAGAGTATGCCAACGATCTCGGTGTTGAATTCAAGCGGCCGATCACCAAGCTCCTAACGGAGTACAACCAGCGTTTAAGTGCCCGCTTCACCTTCGATGATCTTGACGAAGAAACGGCACTGACCGTTTCGGTCCTCCGACAAATAGCGGAACAACTCTACAGCGACTTAGCAGGAACCAAGCACGTCACCGAAGACTTTGCGGTACTGGCCATCGACGACCACGGTGACGTCGATGGATTCGAGGTGAGTTAATGCTTGATACCGCTTAGCAGATAAGATTGCAGCCCAGACAACATCGCCCATCGCGATCCACGAGACCAACCCCCATGCTTACGCCCCACGAACCGCTCAGCACCAGCATTCTGGTCATGATGTATTTCGGCGAAGTCGTGTTCGCGGTCAGTGGTGCGCTCACCGCGGCGCGGTACCGGATGGATATCGTCGGCTATGCGATGGTCGGAACGGTGACCGGAATCGGCGGGGGAACGATTCGCGATCTACTGCTGGGCAGAACCGTCTGGTGGACCGAAGACCCAACCGAACTGCTGTTGTGCCTGACCGCCTCGCTGGCGACGTTCTTCTTCATCCGCCACGACATCTCGCACCGTAAAGAAATGATCTGGGCCGACGCACTGGGGCTGTCGGTCTTTGGCGTGGTCGGCTGTTACATCTCGCTACAGCAGGGAACCCCCTTCGTCATCGCGGTTTTCATGGGCATGATCACCGCCACCGGCGGAGGCGTCATCCGCGACGTCCTGACCAACAACGTCCCCATGATCATCTCGTGCGGGCAGCCCTACGCCACGGTCGCGCTGCTGGGTTCGCTTTGCTACGCAACACTGCGTTACCTGGAAGTGCCCGAGATCCCCTCCGAAGCCATCGCCTGCGGGGCAGCCTTCACGCTGCGAGCCTATGCGATCCTCTTTGATATCCAAACGGGCCCACCCGGCGAGTTCCTGCGGTTTGGCAAGCGACCAGAATCGAACACGAACGATGGAAGTGAAGAGCAGGGGAGTTGAGCACATCCCCCAAGCCTCATCACTCAAACACCGCCAGTTGCGGCAGATGATCACTCAAGGCGAAGGCCTGCGAATCGGCATTATTCACGCGGAACGCACCCTCGAATAGCGGGCGTGACTCTTGAACCCTTTCAGCAATCGGGCCTGCGGCCATCACGTAGTCGATGCGGCGATCTGGCGTGTCGGCTTTGATTGTCAGGCCATCTCCTTCGCCTACCTTCGTGAAAGTATCGACCCAGCCGGCATCGATCCACAGCTTGTACTCTTCGACGTCCGGCGTGTGATTCAGGTCTCCCATCAACAGCATCGAGCGGCCTGCGTTCAGGTCGTTCTGCATCGACTCGATCATCAGTGGAATCTCTCGCAGCCGCGTGTCTGGCTCGGGACTGGGATGCAGATGGGCCGAGTGCACCACCAGCGATTCACCACCCGGCAGCTTCACCGTTGCCTGCCCCCAATGCCGCGTGAACAGATCGCTCGGTCGCTCTCCCTTTACTAGCGGCACGTTCTTCGCGTCGACAATCTCGTACTTGCTTAAAAGTGTGCCTGGCCAATTGCCGCCGCTGGGGAAGCGGACGTAGTTCATCCCTAGACGTTTGGCAATTTCCTGCACGACTTCTTCCTTGGGGGATTCCGAGAAGTTGATGATATCGGGCTGATAAAGGGCCAGTTCGTGGGCGAAGCGATCCGGCATTTGCCCCAGTGCCGTCGCCTTCTTCCCCAGTTCCCGATCCTTCGGCCAGCCGGTGCATTCGTACACGTTGTAAGCAATCACCCGCAGCGGCTGCTTCGCCGAGTCGGCGGCAAACAAACGGCTCACACCGCTGGTCGCCAACATAACGCCAGCGGCAGACGAGAACTGCAACATCTTGCGACGGGTAATCGATGGCTTCGAAGGCTGGCTGGTCATGGTGTCTACTCTCTTACGCATGGTTTGGGATTCCTGGCCAAATTCTAAAGAGCAGGGCGGGTGAATGAAACCAAATTCTGAGTGTTGGTTCACACGGCCAAACAAGGTCGAACGCCTCTTGGAAAAACTTGGGAAAAATTTTCCGCAGATACTATACAAGTGTTCACTCATCTTGCTACACTGACCTCCTGCATGGGAACACTTCCCCAAACACTACGAGTTCCCCCCAATGTCTTCACCCAGCGCACAACCGAACGACCACGGATCGTTCTCGCCAGAGAACCTTCCGCAGGCCTTCGTGCGCGCGGGGAAGGTTTATCTCTGTTCGTCGTGCGGAACACTCGTCGAACTGCCGGCCGACGTGGTGGGGAAGCTGGGCTGGGCGGAACAGCAGTTGCCCAAGCAACCCTCTGCCGAAGATGGCACCACCGGCGAAGCGTCCTCCCAAGGATGCGTCCGCGTGATGCCTGACTTCAGTTTCCCCGTACGAACCCAAGCGCCGCCTGCGGCGACCCAACAACGACCCAAACGGCCGCCGCAACCCCAACGTCCCCAGAAGCCGACACTTCCCACATGGGCCGGCAAAGCAGTCGACGGAATCCCCGTCCCCACCGGCAAACAGCTTGATCAGGCCTTCAAGTGGATCACGTATCACCTGAAGGTGATCGACCGCCAAGAGAGCGAATTCAAGCGGCTGAAGAAGCTACTGAAAACCGAACGACGCAAAACCGAATCAACCATCCGGGCACCACGCCCAAATCCGCTTGGGCGTGCGAGTGGAGCCACCACAGCAGACCCGCGCAAACCATCCGTTCAACCCATCGAAGAGCACGCCCAAGCGGACTTGGGCGTGGCCCCCGGGGTGTTGTCGGGAATATCATCCGAAGCCAGCGAGCGCGGACCACCGTAACTCGTCAGCCCCAACCGGGCGACCGTTCATAGCCAGGGGCGGCAGCCCCTGAAAAGTGTTTCCATAGAAACATCCTAAGCCCTGAAAGGGCGGCCGAAATGCTGCGCGCACACTACGGCACATCACTGGCAATCTTCAGGGTGCCACACCCAAGTCTGCTTGGGCGTGCGTTCGCTGCGCGCTTTCGGCTCGCCGAAGTACCGCATCGGAACCTGCATCCTGTCAGGGGGATGGTCCCCGCAAAGCCAGCGAATAAGAT includes:
- a CDS encoding DUF1559 domain-containing protein, yielding MRLFLTTSARRAFTLVELLVVIAIIGVLIALLLPAVQQAREAARRMQCSNHLKQIGLAVHNYHDTYGSFPPGIIVNYSRNATWDVLSSPSAWNWSALILPFIEQQAMHDQLGITQGVYADEAYQDPTRLRLMQTPIAGYRCPSDTTEELNPHLGWSMSRGANDIATMNYVAMAHFTRDTNAGLFANNTDAQTGSFIVSRGLKFADITDGTSNVLGMGERCNRLGNQHYRAAVWASSAATTHSCDHRYDCMASTALSPNSNHPDNWRLNGNLSSNHPGGVMAMLMDASVSFIPETIEHDPLQDTNIDSVYEKLGARNDGQPVGEY
- a CDS encoding trimeric intracellular cation channel family protein — translated: MLTPHEPLSTSILVMMYFGEVVFAVSGALTAARYRMDIVGYAMVGTVTGIGGGTIRDLLLGRTVWWTEDPTELLLCLTASLATFFFIRHDISHRKEMIWADALGLSVFGVVGCYISLQQGTPFVIAVFMGMITATGGGVIRDVLTNNVPMIISCGQPYATVALLGSLCYATLRYLEVPEIPSEAIACGAAFTLRAYAILFDIQTGPPGEFLRFGKRPESNTNDGSEEQGS
- a CDS encoding endonuclease/exonuclease/phosphatase family protein, translated to MRKRVDTMTSQPSKPSITRRKMLQFSSAAGVMLATSGVSRLFAADSAKQPLRVIAYNVYECTGWPKDRELGKKATALGQMPDRFAHELALYQPDIINFSESPKEEVVQEIAKRLGMNYVRFPSGGNWPGTLLSKYEIVDAKNVPLVKGERPSDLFTRHWGQATVKLPGGESLVVHSAHLHPSPEPDTRLREIPLMIESMQNDLNAGRSMLLMGDLNHTPDVEEYKLWIDAGWVDTFTKVGEGDGLTIKADTPDRRIDYVMAAGPIAERVQESRPLFEGAFRVNNADSQAFALSDHLPQLAVFE